One Dermacentor albipictus isolate Rhodes 1998 colony chromosome 10, USDA_Dalb.pri_finalv2, whole genome shotgun sequence genomic window, aaaaaaagtttgcacttttGGGGGTTTATacctgccacacaacaataatcgtcatctgccttgatgcgtttcctttatttaaccctgcgagcccggtactttcccgtaacgaacggcatgcgcgttatcagcatgacatagcatgcCCGACAGGAAATTAgcaggcgcggcgttttcaagaaatgaaacacgtgcgtggcagagatacactccaaagggtgcaaactttatTTAGAGTGTAGTAagcgccgatggacgcgccactggtggcggccttgtgAAGTGCGTCCGGGAAAGGAGGCAGCCGCATGCCGTAGTTTTCTGTGTCCTTGATCGtacttctctgtcttattcacattttcagagcaaaataagcaACACCTTTCGCATGTGTTGGGTGGCCGAAGTTTCAcggaatgtcgaagaaaaattgttCCATGGTGGGGTGCTCAAATACAGGCATAAACGTGCCGGCGAtatggttctaatcattccccgcaaagcgTCATCAACGGGAACGACGCGAGCACCGGGAGCAACAGATCACTGCCATTGTTCTCAGACTGTTTTGTCGTGTCGGTGTTTCTTCCACTCGATCATATGTAGACGGTTAAGCGACGAACTTCGCCTGTAGTGCAGCATGCGGTTAAAGACATTTTCCTAAATTTctgaatgctgtttgccgcttgtctaccgcgttgcgctagctaagCAGCGTGACTGCACAAGTGCATCATGTTGTATGTTAAAGTTACAGAAGCTTGCGAGAACTGACACTGTTGGTTTTATGCGGCCCTGTTAATCCTCGAAGCAGCTGTTATGCAATTCATATTTTTGCATCTATTCCATGCATGGCTTCGCGCATGCTGAAGTTGCTGCATGCATAACAATTGTTCATTTTTTTATGCGATGTTTTTACCCTGGCTCGTTTGTAAATGgtctaaatcacgctgtgtctgaTCGGAATGATACTGGACAAGTTCTTCTTTAAGAGCtctattcttttcgcccgagggcatgtTTGATATTGTGGGTTCTTGGGTACCTCAAGGACAACAAGGTTTACAGGTACATGATCGGCTTCTGCTCCGGACTCTctacgcaggatgccatgaaactaaccaagcatcagattgtggatggccgttccagacaCGTCAAGGCTCtactcggtctggacctcgagaaggctttccacaacgtgctccacaccttcatcaTCGAGAGCATTtaagacctgggtctcggttccagattccacaggCACGTAAGCTCTTTTCTAACGGACAGGAAAGCCAAGCCTCGCATTGGAGATTTCCACTACGAAGATGTTCCCCTCGGAGGGCGGGCCACTCCTCAAGGCGTCGTCGTCTCCCCCACACTGTTTAACATCTGCATGATTGGTCTTTtcgagaggttggcacgcgtcgAGTACGTCAAGCACACCATGTAAGCCGACGAaatcaccatatggtgctccgGTGGTTGTGAGGGaagagtcgaagaagccatgcaggacgcgatcgacgtgatcgaggagcaTCTCCACCCCACCTGACTTCGATActccccgccaagtcggagcttctgctttacagaaaagagaagggaggcagacccaacgATTGGAGGCCAGTCTCCGATAGCAGAATCAGtattcgcacttgtgacggggtgTGATACCCAGGGTGGACGTTATTGGGGTCCTAGGCCTGTTTGTCGAATTCAatggcgggaacggaacggctttgcacaagatcatcgcaaagacggacatcgctttccgtgtcgttcgcagaatcgcaaaccggcaccgaggcatgaaggaaaacaatctcctcacgCTGATGAGCGCCTTCGTACTAGGCCACTTCACGTaaacgatttctatgcacaagtGGCTCAGAGCGAAACGAGaaaagctcaacgctctcatccgcaatgtagccaagagggctctcgggctacccatatCCGGACctataccgaggatctcctcaagcttgGGGTACATAACACCGCTGAGGAGACTGCCGAAGaccaagaacgcgcgcaactctctcgcctgaccaccacagtggcaggtaaacgcatcctagAAAAGCTGGGTTACCATCCTGCAGGATTTCAGGTGGTCAGTATCCCGAtacctaggtgcattcgagacaagtccGTAGttgcccctgtgccccgaaacgtccatcccgtccccaacgagggcagacgcaaggccagaacAGCAGCCATGCTCGAACAGATCAAGCAAGGAGGCATTAAAGCCAGCATCGTCGATGCCACGGAGTACAGcaatgggaagacctttgccgtcgttctGGTCGACTGTAGCGGCATGATTCCCAATAGcacctcgattcgcacttcagaccccggagtcgccgagcaagccgctaTCGCCCTCACAGCAACACAGAAACATTGGCCGGACTTCATGAATTTTGATGCCTTATTCTATTGCACAACCTGTTATTTTAACTGAAAGGGTGTCTGCTCAAAAGTGAAAGCAAAAATCACGGCCGAAGCCGTTGTATTTGATCTATGTCTGTTGCTCAAGGAGTTCGGTGCGGGTAGACCATCCATCTTTTGTTCGTGGCATATTAGAGCACAActtttaggcgcccgttgctGCGTTTCGCGCCGGCGTCTTCCGTCTGTGCAAGCGAGCAAACGAGCACATCGAAGGAAGAgacagcgaacgcggagcgcagcggaggaTGAAAAGTGGCGACAGCGAAGGGAGCGCGAGCAGGAAAGCGAGGGAGCAGCGTAGGGGAAAGCGCGAGAAGCAAAGCGTAACGCCGTGCAAGACAGGCTTTGCGACGACGACCGCTACGCCATGGCGCCTGAGTAGTGCCATCTCGGTACTATCTCAGATTGTTTTTAAGGAATTTGCTCGAAAAAAATTACAAAGGAACAGGTAGGTATCGATCCCACTCCTGTGGTGCGTTTAACATACGGACACCTTCATAAAACCACTAGGCGTCTCTTACAACGAAAGTATTTATTCGCTCTCTTTTGGCGTAGCCACAGGTTTTAATCTTGCGCGCAAAATTACGAACCACATGCATGCTCTTCATAACACGTtcgcttttctctttttttctttatttgttattatttttgtaTATATCATATAGTAGTTTTTATTCAACGAGGCTCACAGGCTCCTGCAGGAGTATTGTGTGAGGGGGAAATATACAATATATATCTTCATAAGTGGAAGCgttacaaaaaaaagagaacgagTATATGAGACGAAGGTACATAGAACAAAGTGACGTTACATAGTAGTTAGTGGAACGCGATATATTGGGGGTGACTCCACCACTGGGTaaatctggcgccaccatcggcgtgacgtggcatgagggatcacgtggacattgcggctgcatcggctgcttcggaagcgccgaagcgatctgaaaacgaaagttcaaagtcccacctgcgccgcggctctgattaagtggtgaggctttactgCCTTGGCTGTCAACTTGACAACATCCTAaactactataataggtagtggttgcctttggaggcgtgcagcaagGTAAGCTACTGCTcgatgccgcagtgccggacgtacgcaacagtGTCCGGTGTCacccttattcacacgtagccgcagggcaagtaGCTGTGTGAAGCTGGGGTgacgaaacttagaaccggcagacggtcatcggctacaactcgggtatgcagcaagcacacatgcgaggaagatttctgctacggcgcaggatctgcgcgatgttcggtgagaagcagaaaacgcgcactgaccCGCTGCCCGCTttccgcgcccgctgcccggctaatgtcagcACGGTttcgtctatgaacttgttgatgctagatactggcaagttcactggaacggaaagggagcggtaagacgcccattaaagaaaggcatggcctatggtcatgtttgtgttatggattaatgcactggattacgaaaaagaagcagagagaaATCGAACGCttaccgataaacatacagtgcgacgcaacttgagaaaatttattgaaatgcccaagaatttagaaaaaacagattgaatcgtcgtgacagcacatcacagtcgccgtaggcgtcggaTACTCcctaacgaaattatttttgagcactTCTGATTTGTAGCAACCATTgttgtccatgcaacaatggttgctagtgtacagtcaaatgctcatatgctgcggcctaaagctcacggcacggtgcgaaaacgcgctcacagcgaaagcaaaaaaTTGTGCGCTGACATGCATGCACaggcgcagtcggtcgctgcgaacccgtgcgatcgctgcactgaggcttcattctgttatgtcCCCTTTGGGTATACGGACATCctgctataagaacatatttcacaatTTACTTTCAGCGTTTGCCGCCCTTTCATGCAACAAGCAGGTTCGGGaaactccatcgcggcgaccgcgcgtagtggcgttcactgtgcgtattcggtgaagagatagcatctgtaaacgattgtgtgctttcagtttgcccaagattattatatcgacggTAAAAAACGTCCcccgttttgagagtacctacataaatgtccaggagggctgccgcgtggtgtttttattgagcgccgtaagcgaaacctatggggagcgcgccgcgtgatccctcatacgaCGCAAGGGatgcgcttccgacagatggcgactccgtacctcctcgcccccaatagtacTGGAATGAATGGTGACATACACCTTGGAAGGATACATCATTTAACACTGCCGAATTTTACAGAAGTAATGTAAGGGTACATGTCTTTACATTGCCAACTACAAAAGTTAGCAAGAAGCGTGTGCATAATTAGGAGAAAATTAATAAAATGAACTAGTAACGAAAAAGTAGCGGTTACTTCATGACGAAACCTGACAGGGCCAAGAATGTGGACAACATTACCAAGGAGACTATTCTATAGTTCAATTGCTAGTGGTAATGCTGATGAGTTGAAAGCGTTTGTGGGCCCAAAGGTACGTTTCAAGGTGCGGTTGTGAAAACAGCGAGGCGTTCTTAATGGTTGCGAGAGAAACAGGAAGGTTTGGTGCTTACCACTtgttattttatgaaaaaaaaaacgtgcgcagcttgcgctagcggtgcaaggctggagtcaacaacggagcttgtgatcacctagcttttacgtggcttgcctaagttgtttgtaggttttgtgGGGTTAATTTCAATCTCATTCAATCCACAGAATGCTTCCAGAATCGATCAGCTCGTTTTATTATGTCGAACTGTTCACGTACAGCTAGTGTCTCGCAGATGAAATCGTCACTTACCCTTCCTAACCTTTAAACTCGGCGCAACATCTCGCGCctttgtttattccacaaagtgtTCCATCACCGTTCACTGAATCAGCAACTCATTTCGCAGCCAGTGTACTTATCCTCCCGTATCGATCACGGCAATAAGGTAGCCATTCCTCTTTCTTGCACTGACATGTTCCTGCATTCTTTTATGCCGAAAACCGGTTCTGAGTGGAACCGCCTTCTCTCCTCTATCGCCACCTTAGCCGATGCGTCATCATTCAACACCGCTGTGACAGATAATCTTTTGAAATGACTCGaattttgctggttttttcttttattttgctgctCCTACTCACTGTTTATCTTGTCCTTGTCCTTATAGGTTTGAAGGTTTTTTTCTGTAAACATGTGCCCACCCCCTTTGCAATGCACATTGGGCCCTGAGGGCATgataatcaataaataaataaataaataaataaataaataatcgacTTGTTCCGTAAACAAACATTGAAGAAAGCGTTTGTTCCTTCATCATCCACCAGTGAAATGATGTCAGCGGCAGTGTTGGCAGGAGAAACTGATTTCCAAAAGTTTCCAGGGTTACATTTAAAAGCGATTGAAGGTCACATGACATAAATTTGCGTTTGATGGCACGAAGAGCGTGACAGTACTTTATTTTTCTACAGCATGGTGTTCCATTCAAGGCAGGGGCGTGCCCCTGAGCTTTGCCATCTTAAAGAGacatttgcttttatttttcactGCGCGTTGTGATCGGTAGAACCATGGTTCAGATAAGTACGTTCTAAACGAGTTGCCTGGCAAGTGCGACTGAACCAACTGATATAGTTCCTTGTGGTTCGGTCGGCACGCCTCGTGCCGACAGGAAAAAAATATACGTAACCGGAGCTTTAAATGCGCGATAAGGAGTGACGTGCATGTTAAGGCGCGCGGCTCATGCATGTGATCAAGCAGTCTTACATATATATAAGGGGAAATACGAGTTTCCTAGAGGAGCCTATCGTAATCAAACCATTGCTTGTCAGCCGTACGTGCAGCTGCTCGGTGCCCCTCGGCGTCTTTGTCATTGGCTCGGCGAGGCGGTGCTTTGTAAGTTGTTTCCTGCGTAATTCGGATAGCAGCGAAGCAACACATTCGCCCCTGCAGAGGTACGAAGCCCCATTTTTCGAATAAGGCAAAGCACCGGAACCACCGCCTCAAGAACGTCGGCAACCGGACCGCACATCTGAGCTCTAGCGGACTGAACGAGAATCTGCCGGGATGTCGAAACAAGACAGGCCTTCAAGAAAGCGACACGACTCGGTGGCCGACCCGGGAAAGAGCAAGAAAGGCGAGGACGACAGCGGCCTCGGCACTAGCAAGTCCAGAACACGCTCATCGGGTACGGCAACCGGAGCAGTGCCCAAATCTCCTGCAGCTGTGCCCAGTCGACCGCCGACAAGGCAAAGTCGCGCCAAGTCGACGCCGTCGCCCAAGGCGCCCGGGACACCCGTCAAATCTGCCCTGAAGCGAGCGGTGGGCTCGTGTTTTCGAAGCCCCTCTCCCAAGCCACCTTCTATGGGGGCGTCTCCTACGAAAGTTGCTGCTAGAACAGCGGAGTGGGCCATAGAGCAGAGCGAAGCGACCGCGAAAACAGTGGTCCAGGGGCCGTCCGGCCCCGTGCTTCGAGTGTACCACGAGCCAAAGTTGCACAAATTCGACAACAGAGGGGAGGTTCTCGAGGTGTTCCCACCTGAAGTGCTGGAGAAGGAGGGAATACCCAAAAAGGCCCCGTTAGCCGTGGCGGAAGACGTTAGCTCTCCGACCATCGATGCTCCGGACAGTCCGATTCCTTCGACATCGTTCACCGTGCAGGCTACAATCGAGGAGCCACCGTCTTCAGATCCATCACAGTCGCCGCAAGAAAGGCGGTACCCTCGCCGGCAGCCAGCCAAAAAGAAAGGTGAAGCATCGCCTCCCAAAGACGAGTCGAAACCACCAGAAAAATGAACGCCCGTTTTAGTTCAATTTCCTGCATTAGGGGCGTGTCGCGATGTTCTTCAGCAACGATGTGAAACAAGTGCCGTCAGGCATTCTTGACATTGCGTTGGCAACCATAATTTTGCATGACCGTATCGCATAGCGCTCGCATATCGCATGGtctcaattttttttccattgtttaGGCTCTTCCCCAAAACATTCACCGTATCTGTCATACATTTTTTCTAAGTAGCTTTCACGAACTTCAAATTGTATTCCTGACAACGCGAGAACGCGGGCACAACTCTCTTCTTTCAGTGTTAATTTCAGGTGACTGTGGTTCATGCTCCCGCTGGTCATGCTTTCTGGCCTACGTTTTTACTGTACTGCACTGTCATTCTGCTCACAATCACCACTCGCAAAAGTGCACATTTTATTGATGCCCTTTTGTACTTCTGAGAATAAAATTTGCTTTGCGTCCTTCGCAAACCTGTGATCTCGACTCCTTGCGCGAAGCGTTGTCCCATGACTTGCTGCGATAGTTTTACTGGAAGTGGTGTGTACGTCATCGCCGAATAGTGCAGCGAGCGTATCTGAGGTAAAATGAGCGTTATTTTCATTCCCGTCACTGACATCCCAGCACGAAGATCCATTACGCGCGAGCTCACCAAGCACATATTTGTCATATCTGTGGCTGAGCCGCTATGATTCTAACGGTGGATTTACTATTTTAACGCTGGATTTACTAGCAATTTACAGCCATACTTTCTTTGGTGTCGTAGATAGAAATCTGAACACCGCGAAGTAAAGCGAAAAGTGTACTACGTCCGCTTTGAAATCGCTTATATGCTATTCCCCATAGTGCTCGTTATGGTAAGAATAAGCATAAAAAGAAACATCTAGACCATATGGTGCATAATGCACCTGCTAACAGTGCGAAGCACGTAGcctgcgtttcccggtaaagagtTCAGTAAGCCGCTTCGTGTAGAAACGTACCAGCAGTAGAAGTGACGTCACCGCACCTGCAGGACATAGCAGAAAAcgtgcgcatgcgccaagccCGCAGAGACTAGGAGCTCCGTGAAGCACAAAACATTCCTGAGCGGCGCAGATGCCACTAAAACAGCGTTCAAAAATTTTACTGAGCGAATGCGAAATGATTAGGTGCATGTCGCCTGACTCTGGTTCATCCTTCGGAGCTGATGAAGTAGCGGCGACCCGCCGCGGTtcctcaatggctatggtgttaggctgctgagcacaaggtcatgggatcgaatcccggccacggcggccgcatttcgatggaggcgaaatgcgaaaacagccgtgtacttagatttaggtgcacgttaaagaacccgaagtggtcgaactttccggagtcctccactacggcgtgcctcataatcggaaagtggttttggcacgtataaccccataattttattgtTCTTAAGTAGCGGCGCAAGGCAAGTCGCAGGCCGCGAAATGTCTTTGTCTAATGTTTAGGAAAGTGCATTTGATGCCCGCATGTGAAAGTTTCCAACAATGTCCTGATCAGTAATCGTTCTGCTTTACAAATTCGCTGtgcaaccaccttcacagcgtgagTGGGTTTCGCCAACGTTTACAGTGGAGCTGCTAG contains:
- the LOC135899972 gene encoding neurofilament heavy polypeptide-like — protein: MSKQDRPSRKRHDSVADPGKSKKGEDDSGLGTSKSRTRSSGTATGAVPKSPAAVPSRPPTRQSRAKSTPSPKAPGTPVKSALKRAVGSCFRSPSPKPPSMGASPTKVAARTAEWAIEQSEATAKTVVQGPSGPVLRVYHEPKLHKFDNRGEVLEVFPPEVLEKEGIPKKAPLAVAEDVSSPTIDAPDSPIPSTSFTVQATIEEPPSSDPSQSPQERRYPRRQPAKKKGEASPPKDESKPPEK